The proteins below are encoded in one region of Clostridium estertheticum:
- a CDS encoding RNA polymerase sigma factor, whose translation MMVIQEEEFSNYIKQYERLIITICLSFTKGYFDAEDLAQQTFLSAYTNYSKFDGVNFKAWITRIAINKCKDFLKSPARVIFSLSDEDFESLKDKGGTPEDMLLERCSKKKIHNLCERLKEPYRTVAVNYFCEAIKLSDMAKDTGISLKTLQTHLYRSKKLLKNLWKEEFM comes from the coding sequence ATGATGGTTATTCAAGAGGAAGAATTTTCAAACTATATAAAACAATATGAACGTTTAATCATCACTATTTGTCTATCGTTTACTAAGGGTTACTTTGATGCAGAAGATTTGGCACAACAAACATTTTTGTCTGCATATACGAATTATAGTAAATTTGATGGAGTTAATTTTAAGGCCTGGATTACAAGAATTGCTATAAATAAATGCAAAGACTTTCTTAAAAGTCCTGCAAGAGTGATTTTTAGCTTGTCTGATGAAGATTTTGAATCTTTGAAAGATAAGGGGGGTACTCCAGAGGATATGCTTTTAGAAAGATGTAGTAAGAAAAAAATACACAATTTATGTGAAAGATTAAAAGAGCCTTATAGAACTGTTGCAGTAAATTATTTTTGTGAAGCTATTAAACTCTCAGATATGGCAAAAGATACAGGGATAAGTTTAAAAACATTGCAAACCCATCTTTATAGATCAAAAAAACTTCTTAAAAATTTATGGAAGGAGGAGTTTATGTGA
- a CDS encoding VCBS repeat-containing protein has protein sequence MYNNYSRDNMIKPTIVAYASGDVNGDRIPDNVYLTGIKTYGSQFIENITLEIHNGMTGEFTNITFSDNDGYNPTIFLGDFTGNHVDDILIGINSGGSGGIMYYYIYSFINNKEHLLLDFNVYNELYKYDVIYKDNYKVEVISKTNKQKYIIDISNRGLDYLNEIYYANGKLKVPINGFVNPISGLYPVDFDSDGVYELLAYQKIAGRYNADALGYVLNTLKWENNKFDLYNQNIAIFGAEI, from the coding sequence ATGTATAATAATTATTCTAGAGATAATATGATAAAGCCAACGATTGTAGCTTATGCAAGTGGAGATGTAAATGGGGATAGAATACCTGATAATGTGTATTTAACAGGTATAAAAACATATGGTAGTCAATTCATTGAAAACATAACACTTGAAATACACAATGGCATGACAGGTGAGTTTACTAATATAACATTTAGTGATAATGATGGATACAACCCTACGATATTTTTGGGCGATTTTACAGGTAACCATGTAGATGATATTTTGATAGGTATTAATTCAGGTGGCAGCGGTGGAATAATGTATTATTACATTTATTCGTTTATTAATAATAAAGAACATTTGCTGTTAGACTTTAATGTATATAACGAGTTATACAAATATGATGTTATATATAAAGACAATTATAAGGTTGAAGTTATTAGTAAAACAAATAAACAAAAATACATTATTGATATCTCTAATAGGGGACTTGATTATTTAAATGAAATATATTATGCAAACGGAAAATTAAAGGTCCCAATCAACGGGTTTGTAAATCCGATAAGTGGATTATATCCTGTGGATTTCGATTCAGATGGAGTGTATGAGCTGTTGGCATACCAAAAAATTGCTGGTAGATATAATGCAGACGCTTTAGGGTATGTCTTAAATACTTTAAAATGGGAAAATAATA
- a CDS encoding LiaI-LiaF-like domain-containing protein has translation MIKGRRVGTFTTGIVLVMFGVMFLLRLIYPSINYLRLASMWPVILVLLGVEIIVGYLINKDEIMKYDFAAIILIIILAVFSMGMGCMEYVITHIQQLRTIL, from the coding sequence ATGATTAAGGGACGCCGAGTTGGGACTTTTACTACTGGAATAGTTTTAGTTATGTTTGGGGTAATGTTTTTGCTCAGATTAATATATCCAAGTATTAATTATTTAAGACTAGCATCAATGTGGCCGGTAATTTTAGTTCTTCTTGGAGTAGAAATTATTGTAGGATATTTAATAAACAAGGATGAGATAATGAAGTATGATTTTGCTGCAATAATTCTAATAATAATCTTAGCTGTTTTTTCAATGGGTATGGGATGTATGGAATATGTAATTACTCACATTCAGCAGTTAAGAACTATATTGTAA
- a CDS encoding ACT domain-containing protein, which yields MKAVLTVIGKDRVGIIANVSNLLFEKNANILDISQTIMQEFFTMVMLVDLANINISSKELSELLITMGKELKVSIKMQHEDVFNSMHLV from the coding sequence ATGAAGGCTGTATTAACTGTAATTGGGAAAGATAGAGTAGGTATCATTGCAAATGTATCCAATTTATTATTTGAAAAAAATGCTAATATTTTAGACATTAGTCAAACTATTATGCAAGAATTTTTTACTATGGTAATGCTTGTGGATTTAGCTAATATTAATATTTCTTCAAAGGAACTAAGCGAATTATTAATTACGATGGGTAAAGAGTTAAAAGTTTCAATAAAAATGCAACATGAGGATGTATTTAATTCAATGCATCTTGTATAG
- a CDS encoding PFL family protein: protein MNINQIMETVKMLDDEKLDIRTLTMGISLLDCCDSDGKRARARIYEKIMRLAGNLVKVGDDLALEYGVPIINKRISVTPISLIAGASNDENYVEYAIMLDKIANELGVNFIGGFSALIHKGYTTGDHRLISSIPEAMRVTERVCSSVSVASSKVGINMDGVREMGQVIKEAARLTADRDGLGCAKIVVFANAVDDNPFMAGAFHGVGEPECTLNVGISGPGTVKVALEKVRGADFGVVAEVIKKTAFKITRMGQLVGMEAAKRLDVPFGIVDLSLAPTPAIGDSVARILEEMGLEVCGTHGTTCALAMLNDAVKKGGIMASGCVGGLSGAFIPVSEDEGMIEAVEKGALNIEKLEAMTCVCSVGLDMIAIPGDTSAETISAIIADECAIGMINNKTTATRLIPAPGKKVGDSVEFGGLLGRAPVMKVSEFSSNDFINRGGRIPAPIHSFKN from the coding sequence GTGAATATTAATCAAATAATGGAAACAGTAAAAATGTTAGATGATGAAAAGTTAGATATTAGAACACTTACTATGGGGATATCTCTACTCGACTGTTGTGATTCTGATGGTAAAAGAGCTAGGGCTAGAATTTATGAAAAGATTATGAGACTTGCTGGAAACTTAGTTAAGGTAGGCGATGATTTGGCTCTTGAATATGGAGTACCAATAATAAATAAAAGAATCTCAGTTACTCCAATTTCTTTGATTGCAGGAGCGTCTAATGATGAAAACTATGTAGAGTATGCAATAATGCTTGATAAGATTGCAAATGAACTAGGAGTAAACTTTATTGGAGGATTTTCTGCATTGATTCATAAGGGGTATACTACTGGTGATCATAGGCTTATATCTTCTATACCAGAAGCTATGAGGGTTACAGAGAGAGTATGCTCATCTGTGAGTGTTGCAAGTTCTAAGGTTGGAATTAATATGGATGGAGTTCGCGAAATGGGTCAAGTTATTAAGGAAGCTGCAAGGCTTACTGCCGATCGTGATGGGCTTGGTTGCGCGAAAATCGTAGTCTTTGCAAATGCAGTAGATGATAATCCTTTTATGGCAGGAGCTTTCCACGGAGTTGGAGAACCTGAGTGTACTTTAAATGTAGGAATAAGTGGCCCTGGTACAGTAAAAGTTGCCCTCGAAAAAGTAAGGGGTGCTGACTTTGGCGTTGTAGCTGAGGTAATAAAGAAAACTGCATTTAAGATAACAAGAATGGGTCAATTAGTTGGAATGGAAGCTGCCAAAAGGTTAGATGTACCTTTTGGTATTGTAGATTTATCATTGGCACCAACACCTGCAATAGGTGATAGTGTTGCTAGAATACTTGAGGAAATGGGACTTGAAGTATGTGGAACTCATGGAACAACTTGTGCACTAGCAATGCTTAATGATGCAGTTAAAAAGGGTGGAATAATGGCCTCTGGCTGCGTTGGTGGTTTAAGTGGAGCATTTATACCAGTAAGTGAGGATGAGGGAATGATTGAAGCCGTAGAAAAAGGAGCTTTAAACATTGAGAAACTCGAAGCTATGACTTGCGTTTGTTCAGTAGGCCTTGATATGATCGCTATTCCAGGAGATACTTCTGCAGAAACAATATCAGCAATTATTGCAGATGAGTGTGCAATTGGAATGATTAATAATAAAACTACTGCAACAAGGTTAATACCAGCTCCAGGTAAGAAAGTTGGGGACTCAGTAGAATTTGGTGGACTTCTTGGACGTGCTCCAGTTATGAAGGTAAGTGAATTCTCAAGTAACGATTTTATAAATCGTGGTGGAAGAATTCCCGCACCTATACATAGCTTTAAGAATTAG